In the genome of Bacillota bacterium, the window CACGCCGCCAGCGTTCGTCCTGAGCCAGGATCAAACTCTCCGTGAATCATGGATCTCGCCGCGCCGGGCCGTCTGACGACGTACCGGCGGTTAGCGAGCACCTTTCGTGGGCGGGGCACGTCGCTCAGCGAACTTTGCCCCGCCCCGGAGGTCGATCCACGCCCATTGCTGGGCCGCAAAGCCATCTCACAAGGCTCGCACGCTGTTCGGTTTTCAAGGACCGGTCGCGGGGCTGTCGGCCCCACGCAGTTCGTTAAGATAGCACCGGACGACGTCGCTGTCAAGTACCCCTCGCCGAACCCGAACCTCGTCGATTGCGCGTCTCGCCGATTGCCGCGGGATTGAACCCACGATCGACCGGCGTACCCCTGGTCGATTGCTCGTCGAGGCGTTGCATGAGCCGCCCGGCCGGCGGCCTCGGGGACCAATCGCTGGCCTCCACGGCCGCCCGTGAAAAGGGAGTGCCGGGCACTCCCTCGTCAGTCGATAGTGGTAGCCCCAAGGGGATTCGAACCCCTGCCACCGCCGTGAGAGGGCGGCGTCCTAGGCCTCTAGACGATGGGGCCACGCGCTCTTTGCTGTCAAGGACCAGACCTCATTATAGCACGCCTCCACCGCGTCTGCAACCGCAAGCGGCAAATGCAGATCGCCGCAGGCGCGGATCGCGTATGTGCGGCGCGGATCGGCACCGGACAGGGCGACCCGGGAATAGATTGTAGGCGACCGGGAGGTGCAGTCATGCCTCAAGACCTGCAGCGCATACTGACCTTGCTGAATGGAGACCTGGCCTGGGAGTACGCGGCTCTGGTCCAGTACGTCCAGCATGCCAGCATGCTCACCGGACCGCAATACGTGGCGGTCATAAAGGAGCTGCTGCAACACGCCCAGCAGGAGCACGAGCACGCCGTGATCCTCAGCGACCTGATCCAGTATCTGGGCGGCATACCCACAGTCGAGGTTTCCCAGAGACAAACGTCCCTGGACAACGTGGAAATGCTGCGCCAGGACCTGCAACTCGAGTACGATGCCCTCAGCAGGTATCTGCAGCGGATCAAACAACTGGAGGATCTGGGCCTTTACGACTCGGCCCAGAAGATCAGGAACATCGCCGTGGTGGAGCAAGAACACGCCATCGATCTCGAGAAGGCTCTCGGCATCCGCAAGGGGTGAGGGCGGGTGCGTCGCCGGCTCATGCGGGCCACCCGCTCAGAGGACACTCATGTCGTTCATGGCTGCCACCAGGCGCCGGTCCACATCCGCCCAGTTGACGACGTTCCACCAGGCCGCGACGTAATCACCCCGGCGGTTCTGATAGTCCAGGTAGTAGGCGTGTTCCCAGACGTCGGTCACCAGCACGGGAATGCCGCCCCACTGGGTGAGGTCCTGATGCTTTTCCGCCGTCAGGATCTCCAGCCGACGCCAGTAAGGCTGCCACACGAGGATCGCCCATCCCGAGCCTTCGGCCTGTTCGGCTGCCGCCGTGAACTGGGCGCGGAAGGCGAGGAAGTTCCCGAAGGCCCGGTTGATTTCCGCGGCCAGCAGCCCCTCCGGCCTGCCTCCGCCGCGCGGACTCATGTTGGTCCAGTAGACGCTGTGCAGGATATGGCCTGACCCGTGAAATGCCAGTTCCCGCTCCCAGTGCTTGACGAGGCTGAAGTCGCCGGACTCACGGGCCGCCACCAGGGCCAGTTCCGCCCGATTCAGCCCTCTTACATAACTGAGGTGATGGCGGTCATGGTGAATACGGAGCGTGGTGGCGCTGATATACGGCTCCAGGGCATCGTAGGAGTAGGGCAGCGGTGGAAGCACATGTCCTCCCGGCGGCACAGGCTGCGGCTGGCCAACCCACTTTGTTCCCCCTTCGTGCACAGGGTGCACCTCCCTCTCCCAGTATTACGTTAACATTGGGCGGAACGTGCCGGCCGCACCGTGGACCTGCAGATCCAGCGGCGGCCACGGACAGCCCTGCCTGACCGCCCGGGGACGCACAGGCGTCCGCACGCGGGCGTAGCGCCGGGCGCATCGGTGGCGCCCGCCGCACGCGGACGCCCGCGCTGACGCGCGACTGGTTGTGGGGACCTGATGAGCGTGGTATAATGATCTGCGGTCGCAACACAATCGAACCAAGACGTTCTTGTGTTGGGGGATCGGCTAACCGGTAGGCCAGATGACTCTGGATCATCCAGCGGAGGTTCGAATCCTCCTCCCCCAGCCAAACTTTTCTGTGTGGAAGACTGAGCATAAATCCTCTGCTCCGCCACGCCCGCGAGGGCCATGTGCGGCTGTTCGTCCCGGTTTACATTGCGCTGGCCCGCGCGGTGCGCGGCCAACTGGTCACTGCGGATGAGCGGCTGGCCAACGCGCTCGCCTCACTAAGCCCGTAACCCTCCACCAGGCGCCCTCCGGTGAGTTCCTCAAAGCGGGCCTGCACCTCACCCGGCAGGGACGCAGAACCGGAGCCCGGGTAAAACCGCAGCCAGGGCTTGGGGGCTTCGACTGACATGTCTGGCACCTCCCGGCCTCTCGTGCTGTACCCAGTTCGCCGCCGGCCAGAAAATTCCTTCCCGTCCGCATGTTCTGTTACCGTGACGCCCTGGCCCCGGCCGACAACAGCCACCGCGCGCCGGGCCGGCAACGACCGCCCTATGCCCGGCCGGAGCAGCCAAGGAGGCGGATCTTCTCGCGCACCACGGCAGCCACTTCGTCCCGGGCCCGGGCGAGATACGGGCGGGGATCCACCCCCGCCGGGTCTTCCGCCATGGCCTGCGCCAGCCCGTGCTTGAACGCCACATTGAGGGAGGTGGCGAAGTTGACCTTGCAGATGCCTGCCCGGATGCCATCTCGCAGGCTGTCGTCCGCCACCCCCGAGCTCCCATGGAGCACAAGGGGCACTCCCGTTACCCGGCGGATCGCTTCCACGCGATCCACGTCCAGCACCGCCTGCTGTCGCGTCATCTGGTGGACACTGCCCACGGCCACGGCCAGCGCATCGATGCCCGTCTCCCGTACGAATCGAGCGGCTTCGTCGGGATCGGTCATCAGGGCGCGTACTGCCTCCTCCGTCACGCCCACCCGCGGCACGCGGCCGAGCTCGCCTTCCGCCGACACTCCCGCCGCCCGGGCCCAGTCCACCACCTGTCGCGTCAGCCGCATGTTCTCCTCGAGCGGCAAAGCCGACCCGTCGAACATCACCGAGGTGAACCCGGCCCTGATGCACTCCCGCACCAGGTCAAGGTCGCGGCCATGGTCGAGATGTAGCACCACCGGGACGGGAGCCTCCCGTGCCGCCACCTTCACCATTTCGGTAATGTGCGCCAGCCCGGCGTGACGGATAGCACCCTGACTGGCCTGAACTATCACCGGAGACCGCTCGGCCACGGCGGCCGAGACGATGGCCTGCACGTACTCCAGGTTATTGGCGTTGAATGCCCCCACGGCGTAACCCTGCGCGGCAGCCGGTCGGAGCACTTCCCGTAGTGTCACCAGCGGCACAACCGTTACCCCCTTCTCTCCCCGTCCACCCGCATCGCCGCTCTCACGGCAGCATGCACAGTCACTCCGGACAATGCCTCCTGGTCATTCCAGGCGATCTCCGATCAAAGCCACCGGAGGACATCGGCGACACTGTCCACTACCAGATCCGGGTGTGTCGCCCCAGGGCCAACAGCCGCAGCGGATTTGCCGGTCCGCACCAGGATGGCGAACGCGCCCACCGCCCGGGCTCCGGCCACATCGCTGGCCGGGTCATCCCCCACCACCGCCACTTCATCGGGTGCCAGCCCCAGGTCCTCCAGGCACATGGCGAAGAAATCCCGTGCCGGCTTCCCGAGTACCCTGGCCTGTTTCCCCGAGGCGTATTCCAGAGCGGCCACCAGCGCTCCGGTATCCAGGTTGGTCCCGTCCGGTGCGAAGAAGTATCGCCCCTTCTGGAGCGCCACCAGATCGGCGCCGCCCAGCAACTGCCGGAAGGCCTCGTTGAGCATGCGGTAATCGACCTGAGGGCAGTAGCCCACCAGGACGCGGTCAACCTGTCGCCCGCCAGAGGCATACTCCTGGAGGTCCTGCCCGGCAGAAGCACCCGCGGGGCGGCCAGCCTGCTGCCCGGCAAAGGCACGCGGGCGGAGGAAGTCCTCCAGGTCAGGTCCCACCAGGCAGTGCCAGCACCGGTCGGGTTCAGCCTGCATGAGACGCAGCGCCACCAGCGGAGGGTTGATCACCTCGCCGCTGCGGACGTCCAGCCCCAACCCGAGCAGATGGGCACGGACGCTCTCCGGAGGGCGGGAATCGATGTTGGTGGCAAAGCGAAGCA includes:
- a CDS encoding ferritin-like domain-containing protein, with amino-acid sequence MPQDLQRILTLLNGDLAWEYAALVQYVQHASMLTGPQYVAVIKELLQHAQQEHEHAVILSDLIQYLGGIPTVEVSQRQTSLDNVEMLRQDLQLEYDALSRYLQRIKQLEDLGLYDSAQKIRNIAVVEQEHAIDLEKALGIRKG
- a CDS encoding superoxide dismutase; its protein translation is MLPPLPYSYDALEPYISATTLRIHHDRHHLSYVRGLNRAELALVAARESGDFSLVKHWERELAFHGSGHILHSVYWTNMSPRGGGRPEGLLAAEINRAFGNFLAFRAQFTAAAEQAEGSGWAILVWQPYWRRLEILTAEKHQDLTQWGGIPVLVTDVWEHAYYLDYQNRRGDYVAAWWNVVNWADVDRRLVAAMNDMSVL
- a CDS encoding class II fructose-bisphosphate aldolase, with translation MPLVTLREVLRPAAAQGYAVGAFNANNLEYVQAIVSAAVAERSPVIVQASQGAIRHAGLAHITEMVKVAAREAPVPVVLHLDHGRDLDLVRECIRAGFTSVMFDGSALPLEENMRLTRQVVDWARAAGVSAEGELGRVPRVGVTEEAVRALMTDPDEAARFVRETGIDALAVAVGSVHQMTRQQAVLDVDRVEAIRRVTGVPLVLHGSSGVADDSLRDGIRAGICKVNFATSLNVAFKHGLAQAMAEDPAGVDPRPYLARARDEVAAVVREKIRLLGCSGRA
- a CDS encoding HAD hydrolase-like protein produces the protein MRWKALLLDVDGTLTFRGRLIPGAEVALTEFRRRGLLLRFATNIDSRPPESVRAHLLGLGLDVRSGEVINPPLVALRLMQAEPDRCWHCLVGPDLEDFLRPRAFAGQQAGRPAGASAGQDLQEYASGGRQVDRVLVGYCPQVDYRMLNEAFRQLLGGADLVALQKGRYFFAPDGTNLDTGALVAALEYASGKQARVLGKPARDFFAMCLEDLGLAPDEVAVVGDDPASDVAGARAVGAFAILVRTGKSAAAVGPGATHPDLVVDSVADVLRWL